In Thunnus maccoyii chromosome 11, fThuMac1.1, whole genome shotgun sequence, one genomic interval encodes:
- the f5 gene encoding coagulation factor V: MGLCVWAGAQSLLLILVLLTARHVKADEPQPRERHYYIAAVEIDWNYSGNDIQRPGPTYKKVVFREYEKGFRQAKTHPSWLGLLGPTLRAEQGETIVVTFRNMANGPYSIHPHGIAYGKQSEGANYFDNTSQKEKEDDVVQPNSEHVYYWEVTEDVSPQPDDPNCLTYTYVSHQNVVEDYNSGLIGTLLICKDGTLDESGKQADFHQELVFLFGVFDEKESKYTPKDHDIENHVKYTINGYTKGSLPDVSVCAHSSVSLHLVGMSSEPEVFSVHMNGQVLQQMGHKISSVGLISGSSTTASMVALHAGRWLLSSHITKHIEAGMHGFVDVKKCDAFTAPRRTMTIAQQRESRVWTYYIAAQEILWDYAPNTHEHIDEDYKLLYLKQSSRRIGGKYKKAVYRLYKNESFTELSETKQRRHELGILGPVIRAQIRDVIKVVFKNMASRPYSIYPHGMTIEKSEEGASYPAGGNQSHSVKPGETYTYVWRVVEEDEPLDGDSRCLTRMYHSAVDTARDIASGLIGPILICKSQSLNVRNVQLKADKEQHAMFAVFDENKSWYLDDNIRQFCDQSKINKADPDFYKYNVMHTINGYAFESGPRLGFCNGEVATWHVSSIGAQDYIQTSTFYGHTFDLNGRTEDFLSLYPMTGETITMYMDNIGVWLLASLNSHETTKGMRLKFQDVECFRDYEYEYSDYERSSSAVHKEFTVWDAPSLDDIKKEEEKPAPMITAAVADHDTYAYADELGLRTLKNQSSSSGVELLDLSFLDYDFVDELDGDTNITLNFTKNTTSFFDNSFVSKLENTTNYSPDVLLKNNNITVVSNLDNVKASETENTTLHNDKAPLMVGNVSTETTNLNVTLPGNLTSILGGDNQTSVGTNSVEEFEERLNRGDVFSYSVPLSPSSTDNLNNTTEEYVASLSSSTKKEDVNDTAANHLNMSADGKKQSMKIPMAEEVNISSLDRSNSTGNTTSVNDTLITTTEVNYGHQMNSSEIVNSSLENVTHILHKTVHSQNVPMNISKSSSESWENVTALLDRISSEESFSNETMVSGNLSLSGHPVNESSSEELSASDSSEEVFIYLKENNTEVIKTTSLKKQGHNWTYEITHQTVPMEIPDHILKYLGKEAPAPEGPKVRKVNQRHRPQKGQGMKTRKRKEYKPQARSGLPFSPRGLNPGMTPRGTRPNSPQPVTDEEELINMPVVIGVPRPDFSDYELYVPGAEPDHLDVDEQHVRANEYEYVSYKDPYSSHEDIKNLSLDDTTKYYLDFHSGPDVKIYFISAEEVEWDYAGYGQRRQDKSEPNSRKTKFTKAVFRSYMDGHFRTPDIRGEMDEHLGILGPVIKAEVGQTIMVVFRNNANRPYSLHPNGVSYTKLTEGLSYEDDSKHWYKYDNEIQPNTTFTYIWKVHSVVGPMSDESDCRTWAYYSGVNPERDIHSGLIGPLLVCREGTLDKELPDTREFTLLFMTFDESQSWYYETNREMIQRKSRWRVSNSNLKENLKFHSINGIIHNLKGLRMYTKQLVSWHLINMGSPRDFQSVHFHGQTFLHKKSTSYRHAVYPLLPGSFATLEMYPSKPGLWQLETEVGFNQQKGMQTLFLVVDDECYRPLGLQSGSVKDDQITAINTRGFWEPHLARLHSQGKYNAWSTEQNDSWIQVDFQRPVVISQVATQGAKQLFYSQYVVNYHISYSNDRRKWIFYKGNSRHPRKVFDGNQEAYETRRNTFFPPVIARFIRLHPLNWYSAATVRMEFYGCELDGCSVPLGMEGRLIEDKRITASSTATSWYSGPWKPSLARLNKQGTINAWQAKYNDMNQWLQVELPQIKKITGIVTQGAKSLGREMYVISYTLEYSNDGTHWNKYTDDECIESKTFIGNTDNNEHVKNYIYPPIFSRFIRIIPKSWMGSITMRIELLGCDFE; the protein is encoded by the exons ATGGGGCTTTGCGTCTGGGCTGGAGCTCAGAGTCTCCTGCTCATCCTGGTTCTTCTGACTGCCCGCCATGTCAAAGCAGATGAGCCTCAACCGAGGGAGAGACACTATTACATCGCTGCTGTCGAGATAGACTGGAACTACTCTGGCAATGACATACAAAG GCCTGGTCCCACCTATAAGAAAGTGGTCTTTCGGGAGTATGAGAAAGGCTTCAGACAGGCTAAGACTCATCCCTCCTGGTTAG GTCTACTCGGACCCACGCTGAGGGCTGAGCAGGGGGAGACGATTGTCGTCACTTTCAGAAACATGGCGAACGGACCGTATAGCATCCACCCACATGGGATCGCTTACGGGAAACAGTCAGAGG gagCCAACTACTTCGACAACACATcgcagaaagagaaagaggatgaTGTTGTGCAGCCTAACAGTGAACATGTTTACTACTGGGAGGTGACAGAAGATGTATCTCCACAGCCTGATGACCCGAATTGCCTCACCTACACCTATGTCTCCCACCAAAATGTGGTTGAGGACTACAACTCAGGCCTCATCGGTACTTTGCTCATCTGCAAGGATG gCACTCTGGATGAGTCAGGGAAGCAGGCTGACTTCCACCAGGAGTTAGTGTTCCTCTTTGGGGTTTTTGACGAAAAAGAGAGCAAATATACACCAAAGGACCATGACATAGAGAACCATGTAAAGTACACCATTAACGGATACACAAAGGGATCACTACCTG atgtcagtgtgtgtgctcatTCCTCTGTGAGCCTGCATCTAGTGGGTATGAGCTCAGAGCCTGAGGTGTTCTCAGTGCATATGAATGGGCAGGTGCTGCAGCAGATGGGGCATAAAATTTCATCAGTGGGTCTGATCAGTGGttcctccaccactgccagCATGGTAGCTCTCCACGCAGGCCGCTGGCTGTTGTCCTCACACATCACCAAGCACATAGAAG CTGGCATGCATGGCTTCGTGGATGTGAAGAAGTGTGATGCCTTCACAGCACCCCGGCGAACGATGACGATTGCGCAACAACGTGAAAGCAGGGTGTGGACATACTACATAGCTGCTCAGGAAATTCTTTGGGACTATGCACCCAACACGCATGAACACATAGACGA GGACTACAAGCTCCTTTACCTGAAACAGTCATCAAGACGCATAGGTGGGAAGTACAAGAAAGCAGTGTACAGACTGTACAAAAACGAGTCATTCACTGAATTGTCAGAGACTAAGCAAAGGAGACATGAGCTTGGTATCTTGGGTCCAGTGATCAGAGCGCAAATCAGAGATGTTATCAAG GTTGTTTTTAAGAACATGGCCTCCAGGCCCTACAGCATCTATCCACATGGAATGACAATAGAAAAGTCAGAGGAGGGGGCCAGCTACCCAGCAGGAG GCAATCAATCCCATAGTGTTAAACCAGGTGAGACATACACGTATGTGTGGAGAGTGGTTGAGGAGGATGAGCCTTTGGATGGGGATTCCCGATGTCTCACGCGAATGTATCACAGTGCAGTGGACACAGCGCGTGACATCGCCTCAGGACTGATTGGACCAATCCTCATCTGCAAGAGTCAGTCTCTCAATGTCAGGAATGTGCAG CTGAAAGCAGACAAGGAGCAGCATGCCATGTTTGCTGTGTTCGATGAAAACAAGAGCTGGTACCTGGATGACAACATTCGGCAGTTTTGTGATCAATCCAAAATCAACAAGGCAGACCCTGACTTTTACAAGTACAATGTCATGCACA CAATAAACGGTTATGCGTTTGAGAGTGGCCCGCGCCTGGGCTTCTGCAATGGTGAGGTTGCAACATGGCATGTGTCCAGCATTGGAGCACAGGACTACATCCAGACATCTACATTCTATGGCCACACATTTGACCTGAATGGGCGGACAGAAGACTTTCTCAGCCTCTACCCCATGACTGGAGAGACCATCACAATGTACATGGACAACATTG GTGTCTGGCTCCTGGCTTCCCTGAATTCCCACGAGACGACCAAAGGAATGCGCTTAAAGTTTCAGGATGTTGAGTGCTTTCGTGACTATGAATATGAGTACAGTGACTATGAAAGATCAAGCTCAGCAGTACACAAAGAATTCACTGTGTGGGATGCTCCAAGCTTGGATGATATcaagaaggaagaggagaagccGGCACCCATGATAACAGCAGCGGTGGCGGATCATGACACGTATGCGTATGCAGACGAATTAGGTCTCAGGACTCTGAAGAACCAGTCTAGCAGCTCAGGTGTGGAGCTGCTGGACCTGTCTTTCCTGGACTATGATTTTGTTGATGAGCTTGACGGAGATACGAATATCACCCTTAATTTCACCAAGAATACAACATCATTCTTTGACAATTCTTTTGTGTCTAAATTAGAGAACACAACCAATTATAGCCCTGATGTATTACTAAAGAATAACAATATAACTGTTGTTTCAAATCTTGATAATGTCAAAGCATCTGAGACAGAGAACACCACACTTCACAATGATAAGGCACCATTAATGGTTGGAAATGTATCCACAGAGACGACCAATCTTAATGTAACATTACCAGGAAATTTAACTTCCATCTTGGGTGGTGATAACCAGACTTCGGTGGGCACGAACTCAGTGGAAGAATTTGAGGAGAGACTCAACAGAGGAGATGTGTTCTCCTACTCTGTACCTCTATCACCCTCCAGCACTGACAATCTCAACAATACAACAGAGGAATATGTCGCTTCTCTGTCAAGCAGTACAAAAAAGGAAGATGTGAATGACACAGCAGCAAACCATCTTAACATGTCagcagatggaaaaaaacaatcaatgaaGATTCCAATGGCTGAAGAGGTGAACATCAGCAGCTTAGACAGAAGCAATTCGACAGGTAACACAACCAGTGTCAATGACACACTGATCACCACAACAGAGGTGAACTATGGACATCAAATGAATTCCTCTGAAATTGTGAATTCCAGCCTTGAAAATGTGACACATATTTTGCATAAAACTGTGCACTCACAAAATGTCCCAATGAATATATCCAAATCAAGTTCTGAGAGTTGGGAGAATGTCACTGCTCTTCTTGACCGCATATCCTCTGAAGAAAGTTTCTCCAATGAGACTATGGTTTCAGGTAACCTGTCGCTCTCCGGTCATCCAGTTAACGAAAGCAGCTCTGAGGAGCTAAGTGCCTCAGACAGCAGTGAAGAAGTGTTTATCTaccttaaagaaaacaatacagAGGTGATTAAAACCACCTCCCTCAAAAAACAGGGCCACAACTGGACTTATGAGATAACTCACCAAACGGTACCGATGGAGATCCCTGACCACATCTTAAAGTACTTAGGGAAGGAGGCCCCAGCGCCTGAAGGACCTAAGGTTAGGAAGGTGAACCAACGACACAGGCCCCAGAAGGGCCAAGGCATGAAAacaaggaagaggaaggaaTACAAGCCTCAGGCCAGGAGTGGTTTACCATTCTCTCCTCGTGGATTAAATCCAGGCATGACCCCACGTGGGACACGACCCAATTCACCGCAACCTGTCACTGATGAGGAGGAGCTCATTAACATGCCCGTGGTCATCGGTGTGCCCCGGCCTGATTTCAGTGACTATGAGCTGTATGTTCCTGGCGCTGAGCCAGATCATCTAGATGTGGATGAGCAACATGTGAGAGCAAATGAATATGAGTATGTGAGCTACAAAGACCCCTACAGCAGTCATGAAGACATCAAGAATCTCAGTCTGGATGACACCACCAAATACTACTTGGACTTCCACTCAGGCCCCGATGTCAAGATTTACTTTATCTCTGCAGAGGAGGTTGAGTGGGACTACGCTGGCTACGGACAGAG GAGGCAAGACAAGTCAGaaccaaacagcagaaaaaccAAGTTCACCAAGGCGGTTTTCCGAAGTTACATGGATGGTCACTTCAGAACACCTGATATCCGAGGTGAGATGGATGAGCATCTAGGCATCCTGGGGCCTGTCATCAAGGCAGAAGTTGGGCAAACCATCATG GTGGTGTTCAGGAACAATGCCAACCGTCCGTACTCCTTACATCCAAATGGGGTTTCCTATACCAAGCTGACAGAAGGTCTGTCCTATGAGGATGACTCCAAGCATTGGTACAAATATGACAATGAGATTCAACCTAATACCACCTTCACATATATCTGGAAGGTCCATTCAGTGGTTGGGCCAATGTCAGATGAGTCTGACTGTCGGACCTGGGCCTACTATTCAGGTGTTAATCCC GAAAGGGATATCCACTCAGGCTTGATTGGTCCTTTACTGGTGTGTCGAGAGGGCACTTTGGACAAGGAGTTGCCTGACACGAGAGAGTTCACACTGCTTTTCATGACCTTTGATGAGTCGCAGAGCTGGTACTACGAGACGAACCGTGAGATGATCCAGAGGAAAAGCAGATGGAGAGTTTCGAACTCCAACTTAAAGGAGAACCTCAAGTTCCATT CCATCAATGGCATTATACATAACCTAAAGGGCCTGAGGATGTACACTAAACAACTTGTGTCCTGGCACCTGATCAACATGGGTTCTCCCAGAGACTTTCAGAGTGTCCACTTCCACGGACAGACGTTCCTCCACAAGAAGTCCACCAGCTACAGACATGCCGTCTATCCACTGCTGCCTG GAAGCTTTGCTACTCTTGAGATGTATCCGTCCAAGCCTGGGCTGTGGCAGCTGGAGACAGAAGTTGGTTTCAACCAACAGAAGGGCATGCAGACCCTCTTCCTGGTTGTAGATGATG AGTGCTACCGCCCACTGGGTCTACAATCAGGCAGTGTGAAAGACGACCAGATCACAGCAATCAACACTAGAG GATTCTGGGAGCCCCACCTTGCCAGATTGCACAGTCAAGGTAAATACAACGCATGGAGCACAGAGCAGAACGACAGTTGGATTCAG GTGGACTTTCAGCGGCCAGTTGTGATCAGTCAGGTGGCCACCCAGGGAGCCAAGCAGCTATTCTATTCCCAGTATGTGGTCAATTACCATATCTCCTACAGCAACGACCGCCGGAAATGGATCTTCTACAAGGGCAACAGCAGGCACCCCAGGAAG GTGTTTGATGGGAACCAGGAAGCCTATGAGACAAGGAGAAACACCTTCTTTCCTCCTGTGATTGCACGGTTTATTAGGCTCCACCCACTCAACTGGTACAGTGCGGCCACAGTCCGCATGGAGTTCTACGGCTGTGAGCTCGATG GTTGCTCAGTGCCTCTGGGGATGGAGGGCAGACTGATAGAAGACAAACGCATCACTGCCAGCTCCACAGCCACCAGCTGGTATTCGGGACCCTGGAAACCCTCCCTTGCACGCCTCAATAAACAAGGCACTATCAACGCATGGCAAGCTAAG TATAATGACATGAACCAGTGGCTTCAGGTGGAGTTGCCCCAAATAAAAAAGATCACAGGTATCGTAACACAGGGAGCCAAGTCTCTGGGGAGAGAGATGTATGTCATCTCCTACACTCTGGAGTACAGCAATGATGGGACACACTGGAACAAGTACACAGATGATGAGTGCATTGAATCCAAG ACATTCATTGGGAATACAGACAACAACGAGCATGTGAAGAACTACATCTACCCTCCCATTTTCTCTCGTTTCATCCGAATCATCCCTAAAAGCTGGATGGGCTCCATCACCATGAGAATAGAGCTACTAGGCTGTGACTTTGagtga
- the rgcc gene encoding regulator of cell cycle RGCC isoform X2 → MKSPKLAPQAKFTKEEDLNDVLCEFDAVIEDFTSPVEKRHFRYDEHLQTMKRRSCASVSDSGISDSESAESLNRNSFSFSDERLNSPTTTSPPLMSPKPKLGDTKELEDFIADLDRTLESM, encoded by the exons ATGAAGTCTCCAAAACTCGCACCTCAAG cGAAGTTCACCAAAGAGGAGGACCTGAACGACGTGCTGTGCGAGTTCGACGCGGTGATCGAAGACTTCACGTCCCCGGTAGAGAAGCGGCACTTCAGGTACGACGAGCACCTGCAGACcatgaagaggaggagctgcGCCAGCGTCAGCGACAGCGGCATCAGCGACTCAGAGA GTGCAGAGTCGCTCAACAGAAACAGCTTCAGCTTCAGCGATGAGAGGCTGAACTCCCCTACCACCACCTCACCTCCTCTTATGTCACCAAAAC CCAAACTCGGCGACACTAAAGAACTGGAGGACTTCATCGCCGACCTTGACAGGACATTAGAGA GCATGTGA
- the rgcc gene encoding regulator of cell cycle RGCC isoform X1 produces the protein MKSPKLAPQAKFTKEEDLNDVLCEFDAVIEDFTSPVEKRHFRYDEHLQTMKRRSCASVSDSGISDSESAESLNRNSFSFSDERLNSPTTTSPPLMSPKPKLGDTKELEDFIADLDRTLESKC, from the exons ATGAAGTCTCCAAAACTCGCACCTCAAG cGAAGTTCACCAAAGAGGAGGACCTGAACGACGTGCTGTGCGAGTTCGACGCGGTGATCGAAGACTTCACGTCCCCGGTAGAGAAGCGGCACTTCAGGTACGACGAGCACCTGCAGACcatgaagaggaggagctgcGCCAGCGTCAGCGACAGCGGCATCAGCGACTCAGAGA GTGCAGAGTCGCTCAACAGAAACAGCTTCAGCTTCAGCGATGAGAGGCTGAACTCCCCTACCACCACCTCACCTCCTCTTATGTCACCAAAAC CCAAACTCGGCGACACTAAAGAACTGGAGGACTTCATCGCCGACCTTGACAGGACATTAGAGAGTAAGTGCTAA